One stretch of Dokdonia sp. Hel_I_53 DNA includes these proteins:
- the trmB gene encoding tRNA (guanosine(46)-N7)-methyltransferase TrmB has product MGSKNKLKRFRENETFSNVIQPSREELVNGSFALKGKWNKDFFKNDNPIVLELGCGKGEYSVGLAEAYPEKNFLGIDIKGARFWRGAKTALEQKLDNVGFMRTQIELIEYAFAKAEISEIWITFPDPQIKYKRTKHRMTNSEFLQKYKRVLTPDGFVNLKTDSEFMHGYTLGLLHGEGHEIIEANHNVYKNEYSPKEVVEIQTFYEKQYLAQGKPITYIKFRVK; this is encoded by the coding sequence GTGGGAAGTAAAAATAAACTTAAGCGTTTTCGCGAAAACGAAACTTTTTCAAATGTAATTCAGCCCTCTCGAGAAGAGCTGGTAAATGGCTCTTTTGCTCTTAAAGGTAAATGGAATAAAGATTTTTTCAAAAATGACAACCCTATTGTTTTAGAATTGGGTTGTGGAAAAGGTGAGTATTCTGTAGGTCTCGCAGAGGCTTACCCTGAAAAGAATTTTTTAGGAATTGATATAAAAGGCGCTCGTTTTTGGCGAGGAGCAAAGACTGCATTAGAACAAAAACTGGATAATGTAGGCTTTATGAGAACTCAAATAGAGTTAATTGAGTACGCTTTCGCGAAAGCAGAAATATCAGAAATATGGATTACTTTTCCAGACCCTCAGATTAAGTATAAGCGCACTAAGCATAGAATGACTAATTCAGAATTTCTTCAAAAATACAAACGAGTCTTAACACCAGACGGATTTGTAAACCTGAAGACAGATTCAGAGTTTATGCACGGTTATACTTTAGGTCTTCTACATGGCGAAGGTCATGAGATAATAGAAGCAAATCATAATGTTTATAAAAATGAATATTCGCCTAAAGAAGTAGTTGAAATTCAAACATTTTATGAAAAACAGTATCTAGCACAGGGAAAACCGATTACTTATATTAAATTTAGGGTCAAGTAA
- a CDS encoding LysE family translocator, protein MEITKLFLITYFAALAGVIPPGLINMSVAKTCVQHGRKNGLLVAIGACVIVVIQALIAVLLARYIFGNPFVQNMLLRTGLVIFLIMAVFFFLKAKQSHVKKVKISKKRGLRSFGKGLAISTLNVLPIPYFCALGAALNVSGKVEYDVMAITVFVLAAAVGTFTTLYLYVLFFARIEKRSESFAKYSNYFMAVLMIILMLITVVRIFYYE, encoded by the coding sequence TTGGAAATTACCAAATTATTTTTAATCACCTATTTTGCGGCGCTGGCAGGAGTCATTCCTCCAGGGCTTATAAATATGTCTGTCGCAAAGACATGCGTACAGCATGGTAGAAAAAATGGTTTGCTTGTGGCTATAGGTGCCTGTGTCATCGTTGTTATTCAAGCGCTTATCGCAGTATTGTTAGCGAGATACATTTTTGGGAATCCGTTTGTGCAAAATATGTTGCTCCGTACAGGTCTAGTGATTTTTCTTATCATGGCGGTATTCTTCTTTTTAAAAGCAAAACAAAGTCACGTTAAGAAAGTTAAAATTTCTAAAAAAAGAGGATTACGTAGTTTTGGTAAAGGGCTTGCAATTTCCACACTTAACGTATTACCTATACCTTACTTCTGTGCTTTAGGCGCTGCTCTAAATGTAAGTGGTAAGGTAGAATATGATGTAATGGCAATAACTGTGTTTGTTCTAGCAGCTGCAGTAGGTACTTTTACAACGCTTTACTTGTATGTGCTCTTCTTTGCTAGAATAGAAAAGCGTAGCGAGTCTTTTGCAAAGTATTCTAATTATTTTATGGCTGTATTAATGATTATTTTGATGCTAATTACAGTGGTAAGAATTTTTTATTACGAATGA
- a CDS encoding MGMT family protein: MNYAPETENFFHRVYAVATQIPYGRVTTYGAIAKYLGASRSSRMVGWAMNGASNYPRVPAHRVVNRVGLLTGKHHFPQTNLMQQLLENEGLKVVNNKIEDFHKFFWDPCIEL; the protein is encoded by the coding sequence ATGAATTATGCACCCGAAACAGAGAATTTCTTTCATAGGGTCTATGCGGTAGCTACTCAGATACCTTACGGACGTGTCACTACCTATGGGGCAATTGCAAAATATCTTGGAGCATCTCGTAGTAGCAGGATGGTAGGTTGGGCAATGAACGGAGCAAGTAATTACCCAAGAGTGCCTGCACATAGAGTTGTTAATCGCGTAGGATTACTCACTGGCAAACATCATTTCCCACAAACAAACTTGATGCAACAATTATTAGAGAATGAAGGGTTGAAAGTTGTAAATAATAAAATAGAAGATTTTCATAAGTTTTTTTGGGATCCATGTATAGAATTATAG
- a CDS encoding 2Fe-2S iron-sulfur cluster-binding protein has translation MSDIQIVITDREGVTHNVSAPTDMNMNLMEVVRSYELAPEGTIGICGGMAMCASCQCYIESDHQLPEMSDDEDAMLAEAFYVEDNSRLGCQIHIAPDMDGLQARLAPEE, from the coding sequence ATGTCTGACATACAGATTGTAATTACAGATAGAGAAGGAGTCACACATAACGTTTCTGCTCCTACAGATATGAATATGAACTTGATGGAAGTGGTCCGTTCATACGAGCTTGCTCCAGAGGGAACTATCGGAATATGTGGCGGGATGGCTATGTGTGCAAGTTGTCAGTGCTATATAGAAAGTGACCACCAGTTGCCTGAGATGAGTGATGATGAAGATGCTATGCTAGCAGAGGCTTTTTATGTTGAGGATAATAGTAGGTTAGGCTGCCAGATCCATATCGCTCCAGATATGGATGGATTACAAGCGAGGTTAGCTCCAGAGGAGTAA
- a CDS encoding NAD(P)/FAD-dependent oxidoreductase produces the protein MIKTDILIIGAGPTGLFTVFEAGLLKLKCHLIDALPQPGGQCAEIYPKKPIYDIPAFPEVLAGDLVDNLMKQIEPFQPTFTLGERAQTIEKLEDGTFIVTTNKGTKHHAPVVAIAGGLGSFEPRKPKITGLENFEDRGVEYIIRDPELYRNKKVVISGGGDSALDWSIFLADIASEVTLVHRRNEFRGALDSVEKVQDLKNQGKIKLITPAEVIDVVGESSVQGVSIKQGAEVFNVTCDHFVPLFGLAPKLGPIADWGLEIEKNAIKVDNSLDYQTNIPGIYAIGDVNTYPGKLKLILCGFHEATLMCQSAYQRIFPEKRYVMKYTTVGGVEGFDGTKKEAPKAVVKAIN, from the coding sequence ATGATTAAAACTGATATACTTATTATTGGAGCTGGTCCTACGGGACTTTTTACAGTATTTGAAGCTGGCTTATTGAAATTAAAATGCCATCTTATCGACGCATTACCACAGCCTGGAGGCCAGTGTGCAGAGATCTACCCTAAAAAACCTATCTATGATATTCCCGCTTTTCCAGAAGTGTTAGCGGGAGATTTAGTAGATAATTTAATGAAACAAATAGAGCCATTTCAACCCACATTTACACTCGGTGAGCGTGCACAAACTATAGAAAAACTAGAAGATGGTACTTTTATTGTTACGACAAATAAAGGAACCAAGCACCATGCACCAGTGGTTGCCATTGCAGGTGGTCTAGGTAGTTTTGAGCCTCGTAAGCCTAAAATTACAGGACTAGAAAATTTTGAAGATCGAGGCGTAGAATATATTATTCGAGACCCTGAATTATATCGCAATAAAAAAGTAGTTATTTCTGGAGGAGGTGACAGTGCATTAGACTGGAGTATTTTCTTAGCAGATATAGCAAGTGAAGTCACTTTAGTGCACCGTCGTAATGAATTTAGAGGAGCCTTGGATAGTGTAGAGAAAGTCCAAGACCTAAAAAACCAAGGTAAAATAAAACTTATCACTCCCGCAGAAGTGATAGATGTAGTAGGAGAGTCTTCAGTGCAAGGTGTTTCCATAAAGCAGGGAGCCGAAGTGTTTAATGTTACCTGTGATCACTTTGTACCACTTTTCGGACTTGCACCCAAGCTTGGACCCATAGCAGACTGGGGGCTAGAAATAGAAAAAAATGCTATTAAAGTTGATAATAGTCTAGACTATCAAACTAATATTCCTGGTATTTATGCAATAGGAGACGTAAATACGTATCCAGGAAAATTAAAGCTAATACTTTGTGGATTCCATGAGGCAACATTGATGTGTCAAAGCGCTTATCAGCGTATTTTTCCAGAAAAGAGGTATGTAATGAAATATACAACTGTAGGAGGTGTTGAGGGGTTTGACGGAACTAAAAAAGAAGCTCCTAAGGCAGTTGTAAAAGCCATAAACTAA
- a CDS encoding sensor histidine kinase, with protein sequence MAKDFKQSYSFALITALYITIFFAVLIIALEYIQNDDPSWMYIAVGIVLCYFFSFALIHFRTQIFIFRRVKQIYDNVTLLEDASLRPENITTDMASLSEEVERYARERKIEIASLRIQDEYRRDFLGNVAHELKTPLFTVQGYILTLLDGAIKDKSVRKKYLERADKGVERLIYLVNDLDMITKLEVGDLNLNYEYFDIVTLVHSTFEMLEMKAAKRNITLAFDVEYTNPIMVNADQERIQQLLTNLIVNSIKYGKRDGTTEVSIQNLIQNKILVRVTDNGEGIETENIPRLFERFYRVDKSGNRKVGGSGLGLSIVKHIIEAHEEKVYVESELGVGSEFSFTMEKAEEIAEIP encoded by the coding sequence ATGGCAAAGGATTTCAAGCAATCTTATTCTTTTGCCCTAATCACGGCATTATATATTACAATATTTTTTGCGGTATTAATTATTGCTTTAGAATATATACAAAATGACGATCCTTCTTGGATGTATATTGCAGTGGGTATCGTATTATGTTATTTCTTCTCATTTGCTCTGATACACTTTAGGACACAAATATTTATTTTTAGACGTGTAAAGCAAATTTATGATAATGTCACTCTTCTAGAAGATGCTAGTTTAAGACCGGAGAATATTACCACAGATATGGCTTCGCTTTCAGAAGAGGTGGAACGTTATGCTAGGGAGCGCAAAATTGAAATTGCGTCATTGCGCATACAAGATGAATACCGGCGAGATTTCTTAGGAAACGTTGCGCATGAACTTAAAACACCTTTGTTTACCGTACAAGGTTATATTCTCACACTTCTAGATGGTGCTATAAAAGATAAGAGCGTACGGAAAAAATACCTAGAAAGAGCAGATAAAGGTGTAGAGAGACTCATATATCTAGTGAATGATCTAGATATGATTACAAAACTAGAAGTAGGAGATCTTAATCTCAATTATGAATATTTTGACATCGTGACACTAGTGCACAGCACTTTTGAAATGCTAGAAATGAAAGCAGCAAAGCGTAATATAACTCTCGCATTTGATGTTGAATATACAAACCCCATTATGGTAAACGCAGACCAAGAGCGTATACAGCAATTGCTTACAAATCTTATTGTAAACTCAATTAAATATGGAAAACGAGATGGTACTACAGAAGTTAGTATACAGAATCTTATTCAAAATAAAATATTAGTACGAGTAACAGATAATGGAGAGGGGATAGAGACTGAAAATATACCTAGACTTTTTGAGAGATTTTATCGCGTAGATAAATCTGGGAATAGAAAAGTAGGTGGCTCAGGACTGGGTTTGTCTATCGTAAAACACATTATAGAAGCGCATGAAGAAAAGGTTTATGTAGAGAGCGAACTTGGTGTTGGTTCTGAGTTTTCTTTCACAATGGAAAAAGCTGAAGAAATTGCTGAAATTCCCTGA
- a CDS encoding Mrp/NBP35 family ATP-binding protein — protein MKLHKKDILEALKTITAPGAGENMVDSGAVTNVLVFGDEVIVDITINNPTLQARKKAEVDILKTIHDKVYDKAQVKVNLKVVAPTKEDKNEIKGKAIPGIKNIVAIASGKGGVGKSTVTSNIAVTLARMGFKVGILDADIYGPSVPIMFDVASERPLSVNVDGKSKMKPIESYGVKVLSIGFFTKPDQAVIWRGPMAAKALNQMIFDAAWGELDFLLLDLPPGTGDIHLSIMQSLPITGAVVVSTPQNVALADAKKGVAMFQQESINVPVLGIVENMAYFTPEELPDNKYYIFGKEGAKHLSEDLGVRFLGEIPIEQSIREAGDVGRPAALQAGTPTMEAFDQLTKNVVEETVRRNKDLPATEAIKITTMAGCSAVKN, from the coding sequence ATGAAATTACATAAGAAAGATATTCTTGAGGCTTTAAAAACAATTACTGCTCCTGGTGCCGGTGAAAATATGGTAGATAGTGGTGCAGTTACAAATGTCTTAGTTTTTGGAGATGAAGTAATTGTAGATATTACAATTAATAACCCAACACTACAAGCACGGAAGAAAGCAGAAGTTGACATCCTTAAAACAATACACGACAAAGTGTATGATAAAGCACAAGTAAAAGTGAATCTCAAAGTAGTAGCACCTACTAAAGAAGACAAAAATGAAATAAAAGGAAAAGCAATTCCTGGGATTAAAAATATTGTAGCTATTGCTTCTGGAAAGGGTGGCGTAGGTAAATCTACAGTTACCTCAAACATTGCTGTTACCCTTGCAAGAATGGGTTTTAAAGTGGGAATACTTGATGCAGATATTTATGGACCTTCTGTACCTATTATGTTTGATGTAGCAAGTGAGCGACCACTTTCTGTAAATGTTGATGGAAAATCAAAAATGAAACCCATAGAAAGTTATGGTGTCAAAGTCTTATCGATTGGTTTTTTTACTAAACCAGATCAAGCCGTTATATGGAGAGGTCCTATGGCAGCAAAGGCTCTAAATCAAATGATTTTTGATGCTGCATGGGGAGAGTTGGATTTTTTGTTATTAGACCTTCCTCCGGGCACAGGTGACATACATTTAAGTATTATGCAATCACTTCCTATAACCGGAGCTGTGGTGGTAAGTACACCACAAAATGTTGCACTCGCAGATGCAAAAAAAGGAGTTGCAATGTTTCAACAAGAAAGCATTAACGTACCTGTACTCGGTATAGTTGAGAATATGGCATATTTTACTCCAGAGGAACTTCCAGATAACAAATATTATATTTTTGGTAAGGAAGGAGCAAAGCACCTTTCAGAAGACTTAGGAGTACGTTTCTTAGGGGAGATTCCTATTGAGCAAAGCATTCGTGAAGCGGGTGATGTAGGTCGCCCTGCAGCGTTACAAGCAGGAACACCCACTATGGAAGCATTTGACCAGCTTACAAAAAATGTAGTAGAGGAGACAGTACGTCGTAATAAAGACCTGCCAGCTACAGAAGCTATTAAAATAACGACAATGGCAGGATGTTCTGCCGTAAAGAATTAA
- a CDS encoding metallophosphoesterase: protein MNSRKRLDRAYRESKRIRFSENKKLVFFSDCHRGDKSYADDFAKNENIYYHALQHYYNEGFNYFELGDGDELWKNSSFENILYSHKNVYTLFQKFHEENRLHLIWGNHDMVYQNKAYVEKHLSTYFDKKDGREEILFENLEYHEAILLEYQSTGQEIFLLHGHQADWMNYHAWKLNRLLVRFLWKPLQIYGITDPTSPAKNYKELIKVERRIKKWITENNNILKITGHTHRPRFPEPGDIAFFNDGSCVHPRSITGIEIENGCISLIKWKIATATNGTLRVVRIILEGPEKLESYKTT from the coding sequence ATGAACTCACGTAAGAGACTAGATAGAGCCTATAGAGAATCTAAGAGAATAAGATTTTCTGAAAATAAGAAATTGGTCTTTTTTTCAGATTGCCATCGTGGTGACAAGAGCTATGCAGACGATTTTGCTAAGAATGAAAACATCTATTATCATGCTCTACAACACTATTACAATGAAGGGTTTAATTATTTTGAACTAGGGGATGGAGATGAGCTCTGGAAAAATAGCTCTTTTGAAAATATTTTATATTCTCATAAAAATGTATACACTCTTTTTCAGAAATTTCACGAAGAGAATAGGCTGCACCTCATTTGGGGAAATCACGATATGGTGTATCAAAATAAAGCCTATGTAGAAAAACATTTAAGCACTTATTTTGATAAAAAAGACGGCAGAGAAGAAATACTGTTTGAAAATCTTGAATACCATGAAGCTATTTTATTAGAATATCAAAGTACGGGACAAGAAATTTTTTTGTTGCACGGTCATCAAGCAGACTGGATGAACTATCATGCATGGAAGTTAAATAGGCTCTTAGTTAGATTTTTATGGAAACCTCTACAGATTTATGGTATTACGGATCCTACGAGTCCCGCAAAAAATTATAAAGAGCTTATAAAAGTTGAACGTCGTATAAAAAAATGGATAACAGAAAACAACAATATTCTCAAGATCACTGGACATACACATAGGCCTCGTTTTCCAGAGCCTGGTGATATTGCATTTTTTAATGACGGTAGCTGTGTTCACCCCAGAAGTATCACAGGTATTGAAATAGAAAATGGGTGTATATCACTTATAAAATGGAAAATAGCTACTGCTACTAATGGAACTTTAAGGGTGGTTAGAATTATTCTAGAAGGACCTGAAAAATTAGAATCCTACAAAACCACATGA
- a CDS encoding response regulator transcription factor gives MKKKDLKILLVDDEPDIIEIVGYNLSNEGYQVITGANGVEAVKLAKKHQPHLIILDVMMPEMDGIEACEIIRSNPDLENTVITFFTARGEDYSQVAGFDAGADDYITKPIKPKVLISKVKALLRRFKNEESPSQIVKAGNLTINREEYKVYKGKEELNLPRKEFELLSLLTSKPGKVFTREDILDRVWGMEVIVGGRTIDVHIRKLREKIGEKSFKTVKGVGYKFVV, from the coding sequence ATGAAAAAGAAAGATCTTAAAATACTGCTAGTAGATGATGAACCAGATATTATTGAAATTGTAGGATACAACTTATCAAATGAAGGATATCAAGTGATTACTGGGGCTAATGGAGTTGAGGCGGTTAAGCTTGCAAAAAAACACCAGCCTCACCTCATAATTTTAGATGTGATGATGCCCGAAATGGATGGTATTGAAGCTTGTGAGATAATTCGATCAAATCCAGATTTAGAAAATACGGTTATCACGTTTTTCACGGCTCGTGGTGAAGACTATTCTCAGGTGGCAGGTTTTGATGCCGGAGCAGATGATTATATAACTAAACCTATAAAGCCAAAAGTGCTTATAAGTAAAGTAAAGGCCTTACTGCGCCGTTTTAAAAATGAAGAATCACCTTCTCAAATTGTAAAAGCTGGAAATCTAACTATTAACAGGGAGGAATATAAGGTCTATAAAGGTAAAGAAGAACTTAATTTACCAAGAAAAGAGTTTGAGCTACTATCATTACTTACTTCAAAACCTGGAAAAGTTTTTACTAGAGAAGATATTCTAGATCGTGTATGGGGGATGGAAGTAATTGTAGGTGGGCGTACTATTGATGTCCATATACGGAAGTTACGTGAGAAAATAGGAGAAAAATCTTTTAAAACAGTAAAGGGTGTAGGGTATAAATTTGTAGTTTAA
- a CDS encoding OmpA family protein, with amino-acid sequence MKQLSFYCLLSLCLFSSLNIFSQNTNTVVDTGYSKTKNEKEVYSDNGFKFETFTTGINTKYADYGVGFFREKFISFSARKIGALAKKDPNTGEPFTKLYCSDITYEYDLRTPQLFSSILNKYENLGSVTFTEDGNTLYFTKSKKSDSQSFELYRADMNPKREGEWINIVSLAINGDFSIENPHISKNGDWLYFASNRPEAIGGFDIFRIALEKDISIQEMGRFRSPVERVEGSVNTVLDEKFPRTSIDGKYLYFSSKGHDSQGGFDVFRSRKTARGFVATRNLGNTINSKADDIAYIEATPTVGYLTSNREGGEGGYDIYKVRELPVNVFVSGKIYDSETQIALQNAKVVLIDEYGEEVANTTSTTTGAYEFPVDTFLNYTVIVYKDGFEQATSSINTSAQVNKTFVNDIALEAIPAAIIENEKETIIEIENILFDTNSARIKPISTITLNSIVATLNNNPSIKIHIKAHTDIQGSAIYNKKLSMRRAASALKYLFNKGISKERMSSQGYGEEELLIKCSPCSAAQNELNRRVEFIVIKE; translated from the coding sequence ATGAAACAACTATCTTTTTACTGCTTATTGAGCCTGTGCTTATTCTCAAGCCTCAATATTTTTTCTCAGAACACAAACACTGTTGTTGATACAGGTTATAGTAAAACAAAAAATGAAAAAGAAGTTTACAGCGACAATGGTTTTAAATTTGAAACCTTTACTACGGGTATAAATACTAAATATGCCGACTATGGAGTAGGTTTTTTTAGAGAAAAATTTATTTCTTTTTCTGCTAGAAAAATAGGTGCTTTAGCCAAAAAAGATCCTAACACAGGCGAACCCTTTACTAAATTATATTGTTCTGATATTACCTACGAATATGATTTAAGAACTCCACAACTATTCTCATCTATACTCAACAAGTATGAAAATTTAGGAAGCGTAACTTTTACAGAGGATGGGAATACTTTATATTTTACTAAGAGTAAGAAGTCTGATAGTCAAAGTTTTGAACTCTATCGCGCAGATATGAATCCAAAAAGAGAGGGTGAATGGATAAATATTGTTTCATTAGCTATTAATGGAGACTTTTCAATTGAAAACCCACATATCTCAAAAAATGGTGATTGGCTATACTTTGCCTCTAACCGCCCAGAAGCTATCGGAGGATTTGATATTTTTAGAATCGCCCTAGAAAAAGATATTTCTATACAAGAAATGGGTCGTTTTAGAAGTCCAGTAGAGCGTGTTGAAGGTAGTGTAAATACTGTTTTAGACGAGAAGTTTCCGCGTACATCTATAGATGGTAAATATTTATATTTCTCGTCAAAAGGTCATGACTCTCAAGGAGGCTTTGATGTATTTAGATCGAGAAAAACAGCTAGAGGTTTTGTCGCTACTAGAAATTTAGGAAATACAATTAACTCTAAAGCAGATGATATCGCATATATTGAAGCCACGCCAACTGTTGGCTATTTAACTTCTAATCGAGAAGGTGGCGAGGGTGGTTATGATATATATAAAGTTAGAGAGTTGCCTGTAAATGTATTTGTTTCAGGAAAAATATATGATAGTGAAACACAAATAGCACTTCAAAACGCAAAAGTTGTACTTATAGACGAGTATGGAGAAGAAGTAGCAAATACTACTTCTACTACAACTGGCGCCTATGAGTTTCCTGTAGATACTTTCTTAAATTATACAGTTATTGTTTATAAAGATGGTTTTGAGCAAGCAACAAGTTCTATAAACACTTCTGCACAAGTAAATAAAACTTTTGTTAATGATATTGCATTAGAAGCAATACCTGCAGCAATTATAGAGAATGAGAAAGAGACTATTATTGAAATAGAAAATATACTTTTTGATACAAACAGTGCAAGGATTAAGCCTATTTCTACTATTACGCTCAATTCAATTGTAGCAACATTAAATAATAACCCTTCTATAAAAATCCACATTAAAGCGCATACAGATATACAAGGTAGTGCTATCTACAACAAAAAACTTTCTATGAGGAGGGCAGCATCTGCATTAAAATATCTCTTTAATAAAGGAATTTCAAAAGAAAGAATGAGTTCTCAAGGATACGGAGAAGAAGAATTACTTATCAAATGTTCACCCTGCTCTGCGGCTCAAAATGAATTAAACAGACGAGTAGAATTTATCGTAATCAAAGAATAG
- a CDS encoding LLM class flavin-dependent oxidoreductase yields MEVGIDSFAIAPKNKSESAADSLRLLIERIVHADKVGIDSFGIGEHHRSDFLDQSPAMILAAAAAMTKRIKLTSAVTVLSAADPVRVFQNYATLDLLSGGRAEIVAGRGSFTDAFPLFGFNQADYNAVFKEKLELLLKLREQEIITWSGKFRPALHNQPVFPRPLQKKLPIWLGVGGTPESFVRAGELGLPLMIAVIGGQTHRFAPLVDLYRQAGIKSGHSPEDLKVGLHSLGYVAETTEDAIKDYFPGYQELFTKIGLERGFPAPTRQSFDAQNSVPQGALLVGSPEDVAKKILHHSEALGGISKVTFQMDVGIPHDKLKKALELIATKVKPLLNS; encoded by the coding sequence ATGGAAGTAGGTATAGATAGTTTTGCAATAGCACCCAAAAATAAAAGTGAAAGCGCAGCAGACTCCTTAAGGTTATTGATAGAGAGAATTGTTCATGCAGACAAAGTAGGTATAGATAGTTTTGGGATAGGAGAACATCACAGAAGTGATTTTTTGGATCAATCACCAGCTATGATCTTGGCGGCTGCAGCCGCTATGACAAAGCGTATTAAACTTACAAGTGCAGTTACCGTTTTAAGTGCTGCAGATCCAGTGAGAGTCTTTCAAAATTATGCTACGTTAGACCTCCTTTCTGGTGGAAGAGCAGAAATTGTCGCAGGTAGAGGCTCTTTTACAGATGCTTTTCCATTGTTTGGATTTAATCAAGCAGATTACAATGCTGTCTTCAAAGAAAAGTTAGAGCTCTTATTAAAGTTAAGGGAACAAGAAATAATAACTTGGTCTGGAAAATTTAGACCAGCACTTCATAATCAACCTGTTTTTCCAAGACCACTACAAAAGAAGCTTCCCATTTGGTTAGGGGTAGGAGGAACCCCAGAATCATTTGTAAGAGCTGGTGAGTTAGGTTTACCACTTATGATTGCAGTGATAGGTGGTCAGACACATCGATTTGCACCATTAGTAGATTTATATAGACAAGCAGGCATAAAGTCTGGACACAGTCCAGAAGATTTAAAAGTAGGCTTGCACTCCCTGGGCTATGTAGCAGAAACAACAGAGGATGCTATCAAAGACTACTTTCCAGGATATCAAGAATTATTTACAAAAATAGGTCTAGAAAGAGGATTTCCAGCACCTACTAGACAAAGTTTTGATGCTCAAAACAGCGTTCCACAGGGTGCTTTACTAGTAGGTAGTCCAGAAGATGTAGCTAAAAAAATTCTTCACCATAGCGAGGCTTTAGGAGGAATTTCAAAAGTCACGTTTCAAATGGATGTTGGTATTCCGCATGATAAATTAAAAAAGGCTTTAGAGCTTATAGCAACAAAAGTTAAGCCTCTTTTGAATTCTTAA
- a CDS encoding NifU family protein, whose protein sequence is METAQLTEKVEAALEEIRPFLQSDGGDIVLLGIDDLKIVRVQLQGACVGCSVNQMTLKSGVEMTIKKHAPQIEEVINVVA, encoded by the coding sequence ATGGAAACGGCGCAATTAACAGAAAAAGTAGAAGCGGCACTAGAAGAAATAAGACCTTTCTTACAGAGTGATGGTGGCGATATCGTGCTATTAGGTATAGATGACCTGAAAATTGTACGTGTACAGTTACAAGGCGCTTGTGTAGGTTGCTCTGTAAACCAAATGACCCTCAAGAGTGGCGTAGAAATGACAATAAAAAAGCATGCCCCACAAATTGAAGAAGTAATTAACGTGGTGGCATAG